Proteins co-encoded in one Malus sylvestris chromosome 9, drMalSylv7.2, whole genome shotgun sequence genomic window:
- the LOC126634258 gene encoding probable RNA-dependent RNA polymerase 1, whose protein sequence is MMLRTFKEVQLMELRTKTRILIPDGRSLMGCLDQTGTLEYGQVFLQCFGTRHSQFFYDSVTLSGKRFIVEEQVVVGKSPCLHPGDVRVLMAVDVLALHHMVDCVVFPQKEPRPHPDECSGSDLDGDIYFVSWDPELIRPRKFPPMDYSPMQTKELDHEFTVEDIALHDSSITPFTFEISKKSYDPDMEVDGFEYYLEDAHRYKSIYDDKLRSLMEFYGIKTEAELLGTSFMRMPKYPDKSWNIKSVDVAVRPLWKEVRGWFDERGTSLDAGADDNLFAKASAWYCATYHPTYFGKYNAGEDHNHFISFPWCVYDKLIDIKKRCSTL, encoded by the exons ATGATGCTGCGAACTTTCAAGGAAGTACAGTTGATGGAATTGCGGACTAAAACAAGGATTTTGATACCAGATGGAAGATCACTAATGGGATGTCTAGATCAAACTGGAACTTTAGAATATGGACAGGTGTTTTTGCAATGCTTTGGCACTAGACATAGCCAGTTTTTTTATGACTCGGTCACGCTTAGTGGTAAGCGCTTCATAGTTGAGGAACAAGTAGTGGTTGGAAAAAGCCCATGTTTACACCCTGGCGATGTCCGAGTTTTAATGGCTGTAGATGTACTAGCCCTGCATCATATGGTGGACTGTGTTGTCTTCCCACAAAAAGAACCACG GCCTCATCCGGATGAATGTTCAGGAAGTGATCTTGATGGAGATATCTACTTTGTGTCTTGGGATCCAGAACTGATTCGTCCCCGAAAATTCCCACCTATGGATTATAGCCCAATGCAAACAAAAGAATTGGATCATGAGTTCACAGTTGAG GACATTGCTCTACATGACAGCTCTATCACACCCTTCACTTTTGAAATCTCGAAGAAGTCCTATGACCCAGACATGGAAGTGGATGGCTTTGAGTATTACCTTGAAGATGCTCACCGTTACAAAAGCATTTATGATGATAAGTTGAGAAGTCTGATGGAATTTTATGGGATCAAGACAGAGGCTGAATTACTTGGTACAAGTTTTATGAGAATGCCAAAATATCCCGATAAGAGTTGGAATATAAAATCTGTGGACGTGGCTGTGAGGCCTTTGTGGAAGGAAGTTAGAGGATGGTTCGATGAGAGGGGAACTAGTTTAGATGCTGGAGCCGATGATAATCTATTTGCAAAAGCTTCAGCTTGGTACTGTGCAACATATCATCCTACTTATTTTGGCAAGTACAATGCGGGTGAAGATCATAACCATTTCATCAGCTTTCCGTGGTGTGTTTATGACAAGCTTATCGATATAAAAAAAAGGTGCAGTACGCTTTGA